One Xylocopa sonorina isolate GNS202 chromosome 18, iyXylSono1_principal, whole genome shotgun sequence DNA segment encodes these proteins:
- the Klu gene encoding zinc finger protein klumpfuss isoform X1, protein MVELTYTGETQEKRLKVDEVGGSTVVAEGVVGGIKGPGGGCRASSMTMAESAVEDAAAAPPGPAKPPPPSCTNNNTLAATANRNRRNYRRRKGLDQVLDILQHRSSPSEGEVLRFPGSGPASEEEEDVFGSPRSSSRSDPPSGISLLPLRLKSEEPVTPTEEEASANDASNATSDEQQQNHHHHHHHHHHPTHHHSVHYRHRHRHHHRNNANHLYDQFHPPHQRSSTPKYAGCTCVQCSQSTNNTPMVLPSPTSPLTPLTPLTPLTPLSLPPLTPSSYSFEHYMHTKYLPDIFRGRSHSDSDLNGPVPGWDQKPSLSTLSVFMNHPIRSGFLEIDTTSPQESPLDLSMKNLMASATAAVSGRPPALQLLPPGIVSRGSVSVPVVKGDVASPTTKESVAVRYNLEVSPVVEEMPPGADVAYVCPVCGQMFSLHDRLAKHMASRHRRQGPQDASAKAYLCDVCKRSFARSDMLTRHMRLHTGVKPYTCKVCGQVFSRSDHLSTHQRTHTGEKPYKCPQCAYAACRRDMITRHLRTHARFPDVQTPKLEPGLLAGEDSPTFAQEMASPTDTIKAE, encoded by the coding sequence GACGAGGTGGGAGGCAGTACGGTGGTAGCCGAGGGTGTAGTAGGCGGCATAAAGGGCCCAGGCGGCGGGTGCCGCGCATCCTCGATGACGATGGCCGAGAGCGCCGTGGAGGACGCTGCAGCCGCGCCCCCGGGTCCGGCCAAGCCGCCACCGCCGTCCTGCACCAACAATAACACCCTGGCGGCGACCGCGAACCGGAATCGACGGAACTACCGCAGACGGAAGGGGCTGGACCAGGTGCTGGACATCCTGCAGCACCGCAGTTCACCATCCGAGGGCGAGGTGCTGAGGTTTCCAGGCAGTGGACCAGCgtcagaggaggaggaggacgtgTTTGGCTCGCCAAGGTCGTCCTCGCGGTCCGACCCGCCGTCAGGCATCAGCCTGCTGCCTCTGAGGCTGAAGAGCGAGGAGCCAGTGACGCCCACCGAGGAGGAGGCTAGCGCGAACGACGCGAGCAACGCCACCAGCGACGAGCAACAGCAGAaccaccatcaccaccaccaTCATCATCACCATCCCACGCACCATCACTCTGTCCACTACCGCCATCGACACAGGCACCACCACAGGAACAACGCGAACCACCTGTACGACCAGTTCCATCCGCCCCATCAGAGATCGTCGACGCCAAAGTACGCAGGCTGCACCTGCGTCCAGTGTTCCCAGTCGACGAACAACACCCCGATGGTGCTACCCTCGCCAACCTCCCCATTGACGCCTCTGACACCGTTGACGCCGTTGACACCGCTCAGTCTGCCGCCGTTGACGCCCTCGTCGTACAGCTTCGAGCATTACATGCACACCAAGTACCTGCCGGATATATTCCGGGGACGCAGCCACTCTGACTCGGACCTGAACGGGCCTGTGCCTGGTTGGGACCAGAAACCGTCGCTCTCGACGCTGTCAGTGTTCATGAACCACCCGATCAGAAGTGGTTTCCTCGAGATCGACACGACGAGCCCTCAGGAGTCGCCGTTGGACCTGTCGATGAAGAACCTGATGGCGTCCGCCACCGCGGCTGTTTCCGGTAGACCGCCTGCCCTTCAACTGCTGCCTCCTGGGATCGTGTCGAGGGGCTCTGTGAGCGTTCCAGTGGTGAAAGGGGACGTGGCGTCGCCCACGACCAAGGAGAGCGTCGCTGTGAGGTACAACCTGGAGGTGTCGCCTGTGGTGGAGGAGATGCCGCCAGGGGCGGACGTGGCGTACGTGTGCCCTGTCTGCGGGCAGATGTTCAGTCTGCACGACCGTCTCGCGAAGCACATGGCCTCGAGGCATCGCAGACAGGGTCCCCAGGACGCGTCCGCGAAGGCGTACCTCTGCGACGTCTGCAAGAGGAGCTTCGCCAGGTCGGACATGCTCACCAGACACATGCGACTGCACACAGGCGTGAAACCGTACACGTGCAAGGTCTGCGGCCAGGTGTTCAGCAGGTCGGACCATCTGAGCACCCATCAGAGGACGCACACAGGCGAGAAGCCGTACAAGTGTCCGCAGTGCGCGTACGCAGCCTGTCGCAGAGACATGATCACCAGGCATCTGAGGACCCACGCGAGATTCCCGGACGTGCAGACGCCCAAGCTCGAACCAGGCCTCCTTGCGGGCGAGGACAGCCCCACGTTTGCGCAGGAGATGGCGTCGCCCACGGACACGATCAAGGCCGAATGA
- the Klu gene encoding zinc finger protein klumpfuss isoform X2 — MTMAESAVEDAAAAPPGPAKPPPPSCTNNNTLAATANRNRRNYRRRKGLDQVLDILQHRSSPSEGEVLRFPGSGPASEEEEDVFGSPRSSSRSDPPSGISLLPLRLKSEEPVTPTEEEASANDASNATSDEQQQNHHHHHHHHHHPTHHHSVHYRHRHRHHHRNNANHLYDQFHPPHQRSSTPKYAGCTCVQCSQSTNNTPMVLPSPTSPLTPLTPLTPLTPLSLPPLTPSSYSFEHYMHTKYLPDIFRGRSHSDSDLNGPVPGWDQKPSLSTLSVFMNHPIRSGFLEIDTTSPQESPLDLSMKNLMASATAAVSGRPPALQLLPPGIVSRGSVSVPVVKGDVASPTTKESVAVRYNLEVSPVVEEMPPGADVAYVCPVCGQMFSLHDRLAKHMASRHRRQGPQDASAKAYLCDVCKRSFARSDMLTRHMRLHTGVKPYTCKVCGQVFSRSDHLSTHQRTHTGEKPYKCPQCAYAACRRDMITRHLRTHARFPDVQTPKLEPGLLAGEDSPTFAQEMASPTDTIKAE, encoded by the coding sequence ATGACGATGGCCGAGAGCGCCGTGGAGGACGCTGCAGCCGCGCCCCCGGGTCCGGCCAAGCCGCCACCGCCGTCCTGCACCAACAATAACACCCTGGCGGCGACCGCGAACCGGAATCGACGGAACTACCGCAGACGGAAGGGGCTGGACCAGGTGCTGGACATCCTGCAGCACCGCAGTTCACCATCCGAGGGCGAGGTGCTGAGGTTTCCAGGCAGTGGACCAGCgtcagaggaggaggaggacgtgTTTGGCTCGCCAAGGTCGTCCTCGCGGTCCGACCCGCCGTCAGGCATCAGCCTGCTGCCTCTGAGGCTGAAGAGCGAGGAGCCAGTGACGCCCACCGAGGAGGAGGCTAGCGCGAACGACGCGAGCAACGCCACCAGCGACGAGCAACAGCAGAaccaccatcaccaccaccaTCATCATCACCATCCCACGCACCATCACTCTGTCCACTACCGCCATCGACACAGGCACCACCACAGGAACAACGCGAACCACCTGTACGACCAGTTCCATCCGCCCCATCAGAGATCGTCGACGCCAAAGTACGCAGGCTGCACCTGCGTCCAGTGTTCCCAGTCGACGAACAACACCCCGATGGTGCTACCCTCGCCAACCTCCCCATTGACGCCTCTGACACCGTTGACGCCGTTGACACCGCTCAGTCTGCCGCCGTTGACGCCCTCGTCGTACAGCTTCGAGCATTACATGCACACCAAGTACCTGCCGGATATATTCCGGGGACGCAGCCACTCTGACTCGGACCTGAACGGGCCTGTGCCTGGTTGGGACCAGAAACCGTCGCTCTCGACGCTGTCAGTGTTCATGAACCACCCGATCAGAAGTGGTTTCCTCGAGATCGACACGACGAGCCCTCAGGAGTCGCCGTTGGACCTGTCGATGAAGAACCTGATGGCGTCCGCCACCGCGGCTGTTTCCGGTAGACCGCCTGCCCTTCAACTGCTGCCTCCTGGGATCGTGTCGAGGGGCTCTGTGAGCGTTCCAGTGGTGAAAGGGGACGTGGCGTCGCCCACGACCAAGGAGAGCGTCGCTGTGAGGTACAACCTGGAGGTGTCGCCTGTGGTGGAGGAGATGCCGCCAGGGGCGGACGTGGCGTACGTGTGCCCTGTCTGCGGGCAGATGTTCAGTCTGCACGACCGTCTCGCGAAGCACATGGCCTCGAGGCATCGCAGACAGGGTCCCCAGGACGCGTCCGCGAAGGCGTACCTCTGCGACGTCTGCAAGAGGAGCTTCGCCAGGTCGGACATGCTCACCAGACACATGCGACTGCACACAGGCGTGAAACCGTACACGTGCAAGGTCTGCGGCCAGGTGTTCAGCAGGTCGGACCATCTGAGCACCCATCAGAGGACGCACACAGGCGAGAAGCCGTACAAGTGTCCGCAGTGCGCGTACGCAGCCTGTCGCAGAGACATGATCACCAGGCATCTGAGGACCCACGCGAGATTCCCGGACGTGCAGACGCCCAAGCTCGAACCAGGCCTCCTTGCGGGCGAGGACAGCCCCACGTTTGCGCAGGAGATGGCGTCGCCCACGGACACGATCAAGGCCGAATGA